From one Novosphingobium sp. genomic stretch:
- a CDS encoding acyltransferase produces MTLDAMRGLAALAVAVFHVYNPLVPGGYLAVDFFFVLSGFVLDRTYRPRFAAGLGVRAFMLARFARLWPLHLCGLVLCFGWLAVLVAGNATDIGWGTLLSGLAANLLFLPSVAGRDISPINPPAWSLLMEFGANALMALFAIRRSTRGLTVLLAIAAVVLVIDLTLTQSLTPFVDNASIVKVGYHWGDVHLGVVRTIFSFLTGMVLSRHLEGRLPRVSRWSLAVLALGAVPLFLPLSGWSRFALDLGFILLLSPALVLAGASLEMPAAFSVWGERLGAISYPLYAVHFFWTYAATTIGYRHGWPLWLTIATFLTFALGCASFCAKWVDKPLRGWLSRRFAGFLPQK; encoded by the coding sequence GTGACGCTGGACGCGATGCGCGGGCTGGCGGCCTTGGCGGTTGCGGTGTTCCATGTGTACAATCCGCTGGTGCCGGGTGGCTATCTGGCGGTGGATTTCTTCTTCGTGCTCTCCGGCTTCGTGCTGGACCGCACCTACCGCCCGCGCTTTGCCGCAGGGCTGGGGGTGAGGGCATTCATGCTGGCCCGTTTCGCGCGGCTCTGGCCGCTGCATCTGTGCGGGCTGGTGCTGTGCTTTGGTTGGCTGGCTGTGCTGGTTGCGGGCAATGCCACCGACATTGGCTGGGGCACGCTTCTGAGTGGTCTTGCCGCCAATCTGCTGTTTCTGCCGAGCGTGGCGGGGCGCGACATTTCGCCGATCAACCCCCCGGCCTGGTCGCTGCTGATGGAGTTTGGCGCCAATGCGCTGATGGCGCTGTTCGCCATTCGCCGCTCGACGCGCGGGCTGACGGTGCTGCTGGCGATCGCGGCCGTGGTGCTGGTGATCGATCTGACTTTGACGCAATCCCTGACGCCCTTTGTCGACAACGCTTCCATCGTGAAAGTGGGCTATCATTGGGGCGATGTGCATCTTGGCGTGGTGCGCACGATCTTTTCCTTTCTGACGGGCATGGTGCTTTCCCGGCATCTGGAGGGGCGCCTGCCGCGCGTCAGCCGCTGGTCATTGGCGGTGCTGGCGCTGGGGGCCGTGCCGCTGTTTCTGCCGCTGTCGGGATGGAGCCGCTTTGCGCTCGATCTGGGTTTCATCCTGCTGCTGTCGCCCGCGCTGGTGCTGGCGGGGGCCTCACTGGAGATGCCTGCCGCGTTCTCGGTCTGGGGTGAGCGGTTGGGCGCGATCTCCTATCCGCTCTATGCCGTGCATTTCTTCTGGACCTATGCTGCCACCACCATCGGCTATCGCCATGGCTGGCCGCTGTGGCTGACGATCGCGACCTTCCTCACCTTCGCGCTGGGTTGCGCGAGCTTTTGCGCGAAATGGGTCGATAAGCCTCTGCGAGGGTGGCTTTCGCGTCGTTTTGCAGGCTTTTTGCCGCAAAAATAA
- a CDS encoding class I fructose-bisphosphate aldolase, producing MTTKAVAKILANYESDNPGVKANLYRILSQGRLGGTGKLIILPVDQGFEHGPARSFAVNPDAYDPHYHYQLAIDAGLSAYAAPLGMLEAGADKFAGQIPTILKVNSSNSWGTAANQAVTGSVADALRLGCSAIGFTIYPGSDDVFEMIEEIRELREEAASVGIATVIWSYPRGGKLPKSGELALDVGAYAAHIASLIGAHIVKVKLPSAHIEQEEAKAAYAGQDWSDQADRVKHVVQSCFAGRRIVVFSGGAAKGADAVYQDARDILAGGGNGSIIGRNTFQRPRAEALAMLDKLVKIYKGKE from the coding sequence ATGACGACCAAGGCCGTGGCGAAGATCCTTGCCAACTATGAGTCCGACAATCCTGGTGTTAAGGCCAATCTCTATCGCATCCTGTCGCAGGGCCGTCTGGGCGGCACCGGCAAGCTGATCATCCTGCCGGTGGATCAGGGCTTCGAGCATGGCCCGGCCCGCTCCTTCGCGGTGAACCCCGATGCCTACGATCCGCACTACCACTATCAGTTGGCGATCGACGCGGGCCTCTCGGCCTATGCCGCGCCGCTTGGCATGCTGGAGGCCGGGGCCGACAAATTCGCCGGGCAGATCCCCACCATCCTGAAGGTCAACTCCTCCAACAGCTGGGGCACCGCCGCCAATCAGGCCGTCACCGGCAGCGTGGCCGATGCCCTGCGTCTGGGCTGCTCGGCCATCGGCTTCACCATCTATCCCGGCTCGGACGATGTCTTCGAGATGATCGAGGAAATCCGCGAGCTGCGCGAAGAGGCCGCCAGCGTTGGCATCGCCACCGTCATTTGGTCCTATCCGCGCGGCGGCAAGCTGCCCAAGAGCGGCGAACTGGCCCTCGATGTCGGCGCCTATGCCGCCCACATCGCCTCGCTGATCGGCGCGCATATCGTCAAGGTGAAGCTGCCCAGCGCCCATATCGAGCAGGAAGAGGCCAAGGCTGCCTACGCCGGTCAGGACTGGTCCGATCAGGCCGACCGCGTCAAGCATGTCGTGCAGTCCTGCTTTGCCGGGCGCCGCATCGTCGTCTTCTCGGGCGGCGCGGCCAAGGGCGCCGATGCCGTCTATCAGGACGCGCGCGATATTCTGGCCGGTGGCGGCAATGGCTCGATTATCGGCCGCAACACCTTCCAGCGCCCGCGCGCCGAGGCGCTTGCCATGCTCGACAAGCTGGTGAAAATCTATAAGGGCAAGGAATAA
- a CDS encoding oligopeptide transporter, OPT family — translation MTTQTSTPAPARELTLRGVILGALLTVIFTAANVYLGLKIGLTFATSIPAAVISMAVLRTMRGSTIQENNIVQTIASAAGTLSAIIFVLPGLLMIGWWVDFPYWQSVAVIAVGGILGVMYSVPLRRALVTGTDLPYPEGVAAAEVLKVGAGSSATGEGDDENRKGLSAIIGGTGLSALYTLLAKMGLVAEEAAKSFRLGSGLSQVSTSFSMALIGVGHLVGLGVGIAMLTGMLISWGILVPLYTHGFVGDDISAAISATFKMKVRIIGAGTIGIAAVYTLLRVIGPIVKGIAGAIAAQRQRQAGQGASLPLTERDLPIGIVGAVIVAAMLPIGLLLADFAKGGPIEAHFWPVLLATIAYVLVIGIVIASVCGYMAGLIGASNSPVSGTGIISALGIALLLAAFFGRNIDPAATKALVAFSLFVTAIIFGVATISNDNLQDLKTGELVGATPWRQQVALVLGVLFGALVIPPVLSLLNQRFGFVGVPGAGPNALAAPQAALISTLAQGVLGGQLDWSLIGIGAAIGVVVIAIDEALRKSGKGMLPPLALGMGIYLPMALTLLIPIGALIGHVYDRWAKRAANPELAERLGMLAATGLIVGESLFGVIFALLAGVTQKATPLQLIAENPYADGAGLVVFTAGIVWIYLRVKKQAAQ, via the coding sequence ATGACCACACAGACCTCAACGCCCGCACCCGCGCGCGAACTGACCTTGCGCGGCGTCATCCTCGGCGCGCTGCTGACGGTGATTTTTACCGCAGCCAACGTCTATCTCGGCCTGAAGATCGGGCTGACTTTCGCCACATCGATCCCGGCGGCGGTGATCTCCATGGCGGTGCTGCGCACCATGCGCGGCTCCACCATTCAGGAGAACAACATCGTCCAGACCATCGCCAGCGCGGCGGGCACGCTCAGCGCGATCATCTTCGTGCTGCCCGGCCTGCTGATGATCGGCTGGTGGGTGGACTTCCCCTATTGGCAATCGGTGGCGGTGATCGCGGTCGGCGGCATTCTGGGCGTGATGTATTCCGTGCCCTTGCGCCGCGCTTTGGTGACCGGCACCGATCTGCCCTATCCCGAGGGCGTTGCCGCCGCCGAAGTGCTGAAGGTCGGCGCCGGCAGCAGCGCCACGGGCGAGGGGGATGACGAAAACCGCAAGGGCCTCTCCGCCATCATCGGCGGCACCGGCCTTTCGGCGCTTTACACCCTGCTGGCGAAAATGGGGCTGGTGGCCGAGGAAGCCGCCAAATCCTTCCGCCTCGGCTCGGGCCTCAGCCAGGTTTCGACCAGCTTTTCCATGGCGCTGATCGGCGTCGGGCATCTGGTGGGGCTGGGCGTGGGCATCGCCATGCTGACGGGCATGCTGATCAGTTGGGGCATTCTGGTGCCGCTCTACACGCATGGCTTCGTCGGTGACGACATCAGCGCGGCGATCAGTGCGACCTTCAAGATGAAGGTGCGGATCATCGGCGCGGGCACCATCGGCATCGCGGCGGTCTACACGCTGCTGCGGGTGATCGGGCCCATCGTGAAGGGCATCGCGGGCGCCATCGCCGCCCAGCGCCAGCGTCAGGCCGGGCAGGGGGCCTCCCTGCCGCTGACCGAGCGCGACCTGCCCATCGGCATCGTTGGTGCGGTGATCGTGGCGGCGATGCTGCCCATTGGCCTGCTGCTGGCCGATTTCGCCAAGGGCGGCCCGATCGAGGCGCATTTCTGGCCGGTGCTGCTGGCGACCATCGCCTATGTGCTGGTGATCGGCATCGTGATTGCCTCGGTCTGTGGCTATATGGCGGGGCTGATCGGCGCGTCTAACTCGCCGGTGTCGGGCACGGGGATCATCTCGGCGCTGGGCATTGCGCTGCTGCTGGCGGCGTTCTTCGGGCGCAACATCGATCCGGCGGCGACCAAGGCTCTGGTGGCCTTTTCGCTGTTCGTGACGGCGATCATCTTCGGCGTGGCGACGATTTCCAATGATAACCTTCAGGATCTGAAGACCGGCGAACTGGTCGGCGCGACTCCGTGGCGCCAGCAGGTGGCGCTGGTGCTGGGCGTGCTGTTCGGCGCGCTGGTGATCCCGCCGGTCCTTAGCCTGCTGAACCAGCGCTTCGGCTTTGTCGGTGTGCCGGGCGCGGGTCCGAATGCTCTGGCCGCGCCTCAGGCGGCGCTGATTTCCACGCTGGCGCAGGGCGTGCTGGGCGGTCAGCTTGACTGGAGCCTGATCGGCATCGGTGCGGCCATTGGTGTGGTCGTGATTGCCATCGACGAAGCGCTGCGCAAGAGCGGTAAGGGTATGCTGCCGCCGCTGGCGCTGGGCATGGGCATCTATCTGCCGATGGCCTTGACGCTGCTGATCCCGATCGGCGCGCTGATCGGCCATGTCTATGACCGCTGGGCAAAGCGCGCGGCCAATCCGGAATTGGCGGAACGTCTGGGCATGCTGGCGGCGACCGGCCTGATCGTGGGCGAGAGCCTGTTCGGCGTGATCTTCGCGCTGCTGGCGGGCGTGACCCAGAAGGCGACCCCGCTGCAATTGATCGCGGAGAATCCCTATGCCGATGGCGCTGGTCTGGTGGTGTTCACGGCAGGGATTGTGTGGATTTACCTGCGGGTCAAGAAGCAAGCCGCACAATAA
- the efp gene encoding elongation factor P, with product MKISGVDIRPGNILEYEKGIWKVAKTQHTQPGKGGAFMQVEMKNLIDGRKTNVRFRSADTVERVRLDTKDFQFLYAEGDDLVFMDVETYDQITLPTDLLGDAAAFLQDGMTAVLEMYDDRPISVQLPDQVEATIVEADAVVKGQTASSSYKPALLDNGVRVMVPPHISSGTRIVVNVYERSYVGKAD from the coding sequence ATGAAGATCAGCGGCGTCGATATCCGCCCCGGCAACATTCTGGAATACGAAAAGGGCATCTGGAAAGTCGCCAAGACCCAGCATACCCAGCCCGGCAAGGGCGGCGCCTTCATGCAGGTCGAGATGAAGAACCTGATCGACGGACGCAAGACCAATGTGCGTTTCCGCAGCGCCGACACGGTGGAACGCGTGCGCCTCGACACCAAGGACTTCCAGTTCCTGTACGCCGAGGGCGACGATCTGGTGTTCATGGACGTGGAAACCTACGACCAGATCACCCTGCCGACCGACCTGCTGGGCGATGCCGCGGCGTTCCTGCAGGATGGCATGACCGCCGTGCTGGAAATGTATGACGACCGCCCGATCAGCGTGCAGTTGCCCGATCAGGTGGAAGCCACCATCGTCGAGGCCGACGCCGTGGTGAAGGGGCAGACCGCCTCGTCGTCCTACAAGCCCGCGTTGCTCGACAATGGCGTGCGCGTGATGGTGCCGCCCCACATCAGCTCGGGCACGCGCATCGTCGTGAACGTTTACGAGCGCAGCTACGTCGGCAAGGCCGACTGA
- a CDS encoding inositol monophosphatase family protein: protein MTVVSGLIRVMERAARKAGQRLRRDFGEVEHLQVSRKGPADFVSRADQASERTLYDELRAARPDWGFVLEEGGIIEGDPTKPRWIIDPLDGTSNFLHGIPHFAISIAAQEPRLDGNGWGDVIAGLIYQPITDESFWAEKARGAWLHDRRLRVSGRRHLDESLIATGIPFAGHGDTLEWQKIYAALAPQVAGIRRFGAAALDMAWVASGRYEGFWESNLKPWDTAAGCLLVREAGGFVSDWRGVSQPVCDVQVLAGNDALHSRLHKILAGALKD from the coding sequence GTGACTGTCGTTTCAGGTCTTATCCGCGTCATGGAGCGCGCCGCACGCAAGGCAGGCCAGCGCCTGCGTCGCGATTTCGGCGAGGTCGAGCACCTTCAGGTCAGCCGCAAGGGGCCTGCCGACTTCGTCAGCCGCGCCGATCAGGCGAGCGAGCGCACTCTCTATGATGAACTGCGCGCCGCGCGCCCCGACTGGGGCTTCGTGCTGGAAGAGGGCGGCATCATCGAGGGCGACCCGACCAAGCCGCGCTGGATCATCGATCCGCTCGACGGCACCAGCAACTTCTTGCACGGCATTCCGCATTTCGCGATCTCGATCGCCGCGCAGGAGCCGCGTCTGGATGGCAATGGCTGGGGCGACGTGATCGCCGGGCTGATCTATCAGCCGATCACCGACGAGAGCTTCTGGGCCGAAAAGGCACGCGGCGCATGGCTGCATGACCGCCGCCTGCGCGTCTCGGGCCGCCGTCACCTCGACGAGAGCCTGATCGCCACCGGCATTCCCTTCGCAGGGCATGGCGACACGCTGGAATGGCAGAAGATCTATGCTGCTCTGGCGCCTCAGGTGGCGGGTATCCGCCGTTTCGGCGCGGCCGCGCTGGACATGGCCTGGGTGGCTTCGGGCCGTTACGAGGGCTTCTGGGAAAGCAATCTGAAGCCCTGGGACACGGCAGCGGGCTGCCTGCTGGTGCGTGAGGCCGGTGGTTTCGTCTCCGACTGGCGCGGCGTGTCGCAGCCGGTCTGCGACGTGCAGGTGCTGGCGGGCAACGATGCGCTGCATTCGCGCCTGCACAAGATCCTGGCCGGCGCGCTGAAGGATTGA
- a CDS encoding sulfotransferase family 2 domain-containing protein gives MPQSTASDLPFVTGAERKNSLTLVKVESGHGSNQLSSNDPGENDYRPFPIDWRFLPEPVLLVKDALRHLCVETSMAMAKFPVTRSIWAQIARDRVLAPALAAHRLFIHIPKTGGTSICSLLYQRNVPHLTANTIFRLYGQDLGDVPSFSVVRHPVERLLSAFRFLKHGGTTLMATSRFEMARVGSLTHFEDFVARLTEKPSRMSCSALLTPQHAFVCNPQGTVMVDELFSLSSERSLQDLCRWLNTGPLPHLNASFREPVSVDSVTIRHIEQLYARDFELFEQVMARTRGG, from the coding sequence ATGCCGCAGTCCACCGCATCCGATTTGCCTTTTGTGACGGGTGCCGAACGAAAAAATAGCCTGACCCTGGTGAAAGTCGAAAGCGGCCACGGCTCCAATCAACTCTCCTCAAACGACCCCGGCGAGAACGATTATCGTCCTTTTCCAATCGATTGGCGCTTTCTGCCAGAACCAGTTCTGCTGGTCAAAGATGCACTGCGCCACCTGTGCGTTGAAACGAGCATGGCGATGGCGAAATTCCCGGTCACGCGGTCCATCTGGGCACAGATCGCCCGGGATCGCGTTCTCGCTCCAGCGCTGGCCGCGCACCGCCTGTTCATTCACATTCCCAAGACAGGCGGCACATCGATCTGCTCGCTGCTGTATCAGCGCAACGTCCCCCATCTGACCGCCAACACCATTTTTCGCCTTTACGGGCAGGACCTGGGCGATGTGCCGAGCTTTTCCGTCGTTCGCCATCCCGTCGAGCGCCTGCTCTCAGCCTTCCGCTTTTTGAAACATGGCGGCACCACGCTCATGGCTACTTCTCGTTTCGAAATGGCAAGGGTAGGCTCTTTGACTCATTTCGAGGATTTCGTGGCACGCCTCACGGAAAAACCGTCGCGGATGTCCTGTTCCGCCCTGTTGACCCCCCAGCATGCGTTTGTCTGCAATCCGCAAGGAACGGTGATGGTGGATGAGCTGTTCTCACTATCCTCAGAGCGTTCCCTGCAGGACTTGTGTCGATGGCTGAACACCGGCCCATTGCCGCATCTCAATGCATCATTCCGTGAACCGGTGTCCGTGGACAGCGTCACCATCAGACACATCGAACAGCTTTATGCCCGTGATTTTGAGCTTTTCGAGCAGGTGATGGCTCGCACCAGAGGAGGATAA
- a CDS encoding TIGR03013 family XrtA/PEP-CTERM system glycosyltransferase, producing MIRLFKHYIPHAVLLLGLIDLGLLMMAGDFAWRLRAEQLGMASGPIGERLHPLALFTLIILTAMIAVGVYGADALRSVRFASARLLVAISLGIITLAVLNSIAGGYEFWRSTLFYAMVAAIVLLVANRLLVGGILGASAFRRRVLVLGAGARAERLRHLAESGSAGFAIVGYVGMSEGSHIVEEAIPRSAIHNLKRHVENLGVSEVVLALEERRNALPLKDLLRIKTAGVHVNDFSSFVERETGRVDLDTVNPSWLIFSDGFSSGRSFSSAGKRLFDIVLSLLLLALTAPVILFFALVVKLDSKGPAFFRQKRVGLYGQPFDVIKLRSMRVDAEANGAQWATKNDPRVTRVGNFIRKIRVDELPQAWTVLKGEMSFVGPRPERPEFVADLEEKLRYYAERHMVKPGITGWAQVNYPYGASIEDSRNKLEYDLYYVKNYTPFLDILIILQTLRVVIWHEGAR from the coding sequence ATGATCCGCCTGTTCAAGCATTATATTCCTCACGCCGTGCTGCTCCTGGGCCTGATCGATCTGGGCCTGCTGATGATGGCGGGCGATTTCGCATGGCGGTTGCGTGCCGAACAGCTCGGCATGGCCTCCGGGCCGATCGGTGAGCGTCTGCATCCGCTCGCGCTTTTCACCCTCATCATCCTGACCGCCATGATCGCGGTGGGCGTCTATGGCGCCGATGCGCTGCGCTCGGTGCGTTTCGCCTCGGCGCGGTTGCTGGTGGCGATCTCGCTGGGGATCATCACGCTGGCGGTGCTCAATTCGATTGCTGGCGGCTATGAGTTCTGGCGCTCCACTCTGTTCTACGCGATGGTCGCCGCGATCGTCCTGCTGGTGGCCAACCGCCTGCTGGTGGGGGGCATTCTGGGCGCTTCGGCCTTTCGGCGCCGCGTGCTGGTGCTGGGTGCGGGCGCGCGCGCCGAACGTCTGCGCCATCTGGCCGAGAGCGGATCGGCAGGCTTTGCCATCGTCGGCTACGTCGGCATGAGCGAGGGCAGCCATATCGTCGAGGAGGCCATCCCGCGCAGCGCGATCCACAATCTCAAGCGCCATGTCGAGAACCTTGGCGTGTCCGAGGTGGTGCTGGCCCTGGAGGAGCGGCGCAATGCCCTGCCGCTGAAAGACCTGCTGCGCATCAAGACGGCGGGCGTTCACGTCAACGATTTCTCCTCCTTCGTGGAGCGTGAGACCGGCCGTGTCGATCTCGATACGGTCAACCCAAGCTGGCTGATCTTTTCGGACGGTTTTTCCTCGGGCCGGTCTTTTTCCAGCGCGGGCAAGCGGCTGTTCGACATTGTGCTCAGCCTGCTGCTGCTGGCGCTGACCGCGCCGGTCATCCTCTTCTTCGCGCTGGTGGTGAAGCTGGACAGCAAGGGCCCCGCCTTTTTCCGCCAGAAGCGCGTCGGCCTCTACGGCCAGCCTTTCGATGTGATCAAGCTGCGCTCGATGCGTGTCGATGCCGAGGCCAATGGCGCGCAATGGGCCACTAAGAACGACCCGCGCGTCACCCGCGTCGGCAATTTCATCCGCAAGATCCGCGTCGACGAACTGCCTCAGGCCTGGACGGTGCTGAAGGGCGAGATGAGCTTCGTCGGCCCGCGCCCCGAGCGCCCCGAATTCGTCGCCGATCTGGAAGAGAAGCTGCGCTATTACGCCGAGCGCCATATGGTGAAGCCGGGCATCACCGGCTGGGCACAGGTCAACTATCCCTATGGCGCCTCGATCGAGGATTCGCGTAACAAGCTGGAATATGACCTTTATTACGTGAAGAACTACACACCTTTCCTCGACATCCTCATCATCCTGCAGACCTTGCGCGTGGTGATCTGGCACGAGGGCGCGCGGTGA
- the prsK gene encoding XrtA/PEP-CTERM system histidine kinase PrsK: MSTIAAQSLWGTIADVTHGAGAVAAVTVAVAVWSHRDRFGSAGGAIVAALVTHALWCLSMAVEGAGSLATTSLLALRNLAWLATLYRLFAHDGRLTSVRPVRPVIVALTLVDLLVPAVFVAEYRVDPGLLADPALGRFNMLLLMLAVVGSLVLVHNLYVGADPQPRAMLRWPALGFAAVWVFELNLYTVAYLDSDWPLQLSALHGVIDVAFAVLISIGAMRRHEMLRIRPSRAMTFHSVSLLVMGAYFVAMIGVAQWLAYAGGNYARWLQYGFIILATAAALLMLPSRRLRGWLRVTMVKHLFQHRYDYRAEWMRFTRTIGSPDEEAPPLHQRAIQAVADITDSPSGLLLVPDDMGEIVLGARWRWPTADVPGPALSPEAVRFFDTHDFIIDLDDLRDGGGDESHLIPAWLRDEPLAWALVPLVHDDRMVGAVVLARPPQARKLDWEDFDLLRLVGQQLATYLAEHRGQLALAEASRFDDFHRRIAFVMHDIKNLSSQLTLLTRNAERHAENPEFRADMLVTLRNSAEKLNTLVARLSRYGSQVDKVEPVALGGIAREVVKPFEGRHPVEVIERDPCVVSGNSHSIEQVLTHLLQNAVEASPQGNPVFIAISEDGAAARIEVVDSGSGMSEDFVRNRLFRPFVSTKPGGFGIGVYEARELVKAMKGNILVESREGIGTRFVVRLPLASAHKRKVA, translated from the coding sequence ATGAGCACCATCGCCGCCCAGAGCCTGTGGGGCACCATCGCTGACGTCACCCATGGCGCGGGGGCCGTCGCCGCAGTCACTGTGGCCGTGGCGGTGTGGAGCCATCGCGACCGTTTCGGCAGCGCGGGCGGCGCGATTGTCGCGGCGCTGGTCACCCATGCGCTATGGTGCCTGTCGATGGCGGTGGAAGGGGCGGGCAGCCTTGCGACCACCAGTCTGCTGGCGCTGCGCAATCTGGCCTGGCTGGCGACGCTCTACCGCCTTTTCGCCCATGATGGCCGCTTGACCAGCGTGCGCCCGGTACGCCCGGTGATTGTGGCGCTGACCCTGGTCGATCTGCTGGTGCCAGCGGTGTTTGTCGCGGAATATCGTGTCGACCCCGGCCTGCTTGCCGATCCCGCGCTGGGGCGGTTCAACATGCTGCTGCTGATGCTGGCGGTGGTGGGGTCGCTGGTGCTGGTGCACAATCTCTATGTCGGCGCCGACCCGCAGCCGCGTGCCATGCTGCGCTGGCCGGCGCTGGGTTTCGCGGCAGTCTGGGTGTTCGAGCTGAACCTCTATACCGTCGCCTATCTCGATTCGGACTGGCCGTTGCAGCTTTCGGCGCTGCATGGCGTGATCGACGTCGCCTTTGCCGTGCTGATATCGATCGGCGCGATGCGGCGGCATGAGATGCTGCGCATCCGCCCCTCGCGCGCGATGACCTTCCATTCGGTCTCGCTGCTGGTGATGGGCGCCTATTTCGTGGCGATGATCGGCGTGGCGCAATGGCTGGCCTATGCCGGGGGCAATTACGCGCGCTGGCTGCAATATGGCTTCATCATTCTGGCGACGGCAGCGGCGCTGCTGATGCTGCCCTCGCGGCGGCTGCGCGGCTGGCTGCGGGTGACGATGGTCAAGCATCTGTTCCAGCACCGCTATGATTATCGCGCCGAATGGATGCGTTTCACCCGCACCATCGGCAGTCCGGATGAAGAGGCGCCGCCGCTGCATCAGCGCGCCATTCAGGCCGTGGCCGACATCACCGACAGCCCCTCCGGCTTGCTGCTGGTGCCCGACGATATGGGCGAGATCGTGCTGGGCGCCCGCTGGCGCTGGCCCACCGCCGATGTGCCGGGCCCGGCGCTCTCACCCGAGGCGGTGCGCTTTTTCGACACGCATGATTTCATCATCGACCTCGACGATTTGCGCGATGGTGGTGGCGATGAAAGCCATCTGATCCCGGCATGGCTGCGTGACGAACCTTTGGCCTGGGCGCTGGTGCCGCTGGTGCATGACGACCGGATGGTCGGCGCCGTGGTGCTGGCCCGGCCCCCGCAGGCGCGCAAGCTCGACTGGGAGGATTTCGACCTGCTGCGCCTGGTCGGCCAGCAGCTTGCGACCTATCTGGCCGAGCATCGCGGGCAACTGGCGCTGGCCGAGGCGAGCCGCTTCGACGATTTCCACCGCCGTATCGCCTTTGTGATGCATGACATCAAGAATCTGTCGAGCCAGCTCACCCTGCTCACCCGCAATGCCGAGCGCCATGCCGAAAACCCCGAATTTCGCGCCGATATGCTGGTAACCTTGCGCAACTCGGCGGAGAAGCTGAACACGCTGGTGGCGCGCCTGTCGCGCTATGGCAGCCAGGTCGACAAGGTCGAGCCGGTGGCGCTGGGCGGTATCGCGCGCGAAGTCGTCAAGCCCTTTGAGGGCCGCCATCCGGTCGAGGTGATCGAGCGCGATCCTTGCGTGGTCTCGGGCAACAGCCATTCGATCGAACAGGTGCTGACCCATCTGCTGCAGAATGCGGTGGAGGCCAGCCCGCAAGGCAACCCGGTCTTCATCGCCATCTCCGAGGATGGTGCGGCAGCCCGCATCGAGGTGGTCGATTCGGGTTCAGGCATGAGCGAGGATTTCGTCCGCAACCGCCTGTTCCGCCCCTTCGTCTCGACCAAGCCGGGGGGCTTCGGCATTGGCGTCTATGAGGCACGCGAGTTGGTGAAGGCCATGAAAGGCAATATTTTGGTCGAAAGCCGCGAGGGGATCGGCACGCGCTTTGTTGTGCGCCTGCCGCTGGCATCTGCGCATAAACGGAAGGTGGCATGA